The following are encoded together in the Triticum dicoccoides isolate Atlit2015 ecotype Zavitan chromosome 6B, WEW_v2.0, whole genome shotgun sequence genome:
- the LOC119322022 gene encoding E3 ubiquitin-protein ligase ATL23-like produces MARMAVSVLFLIAGVVLMLALHVLVIVWAVRRGAVLRLRGVARERDRDQGEAAGLTADELGELPCQDFKAASADTTAGECAVCLEAFQGGDRCRVLPGCHHGFHAQCVDSWLRQSRRRPVCRAEVACRGKAAGALADQAATSETVAERLGGADR; encoded by the coding sequence ATGGCGCGAATGGCGGTCTCCGTGCTCTTCCTCATCGCCGGCGTCGTGCTCATGCTCGCGCTGCACGTCCTCGTCATCGTCTGGGCGGTCCGGCGGGGCGCCGTGCTGCGGCTGCGCGGCGTGGCGCGGGAGCGGGACCGGGACCAGGGTGAAGCGGCGGGTCTGACGGCCGACGAGCTGGGCGAGCTGCCGTGCCAGGACTTCAAGGCCGCCTCCGCGGACACGACCGCCGGCGAGTGTGCGGTGTGCCTGGAGGCGTTCCAGGGGGGCGACCGGTGCCGCGTGCTGCCGGGGTGCCACCACGGGTTCCATGCGCAGTGCGTGGACTCGTGGCTGCGGCAGAGCCGCCGGCGCCCGGTGTGCCGCGCCGAGGTGGCCTGCCGCGGCAAGGCGGCCGGTGCGCTGGCCGATCAGGCCGCCACCTCGGAGACCGTCGCTGAAAGACTGGGAGGTGCAGATCGCTAG
- the LOC119323072 gene encoding RING-H2 finger protein ATL60-like → MVLSTVLLAAGITLMLVVHILVVLWVLRRGITARVAEHVEEDAGLTAEELGELPCHDFKEGGAGECAVCLEAFMAGDRCMVLPRCEHGFHAECVGSWLRKSRLCPICRAEVVGAVAAEVVVEVAAA, encoded by the coding sequence ATGGTGCTCTCGACCGTCCTGCTCGCGGCAGGCATCACGCTGATGCTCGTTGTTCATATCCTCGTAGTCCTCTGGGTGCTGCGGCGGGGCATCACCGCCCGCGTCGCCGAGCACGTGGAGGAAGACGCAGGCCTTACTGCCGAAGAGCTCGGCGAGCTGCCGTGCCACGACTTCAAAGAAGGCGGCGCCGGCGAGTGCGCGGTGTGCCTGGAGGCGTTCATGGCTGGCGACCGTTGCATGGTGCTGCCGCGGTGCGAGCACGGGTTCCACGCCGAGTGCGTCGGCTCGTGGCTGCGCAAGAGCCGCCTGTGCCCCATCTGCCGCGCCGAGGTGGTCGGCGCGGTGGCCGCCGAGGTCGTCGTGGAGGTCGCTGCAGCCTGA